One window from the genome of Oncorhynchus gorbuscha isolate QuinsamMale2020 ecotype Even-year linkage group LG14, OgorEven_v1.0, whole genome shotgun sequence encodes:
- the LOC123995349 gene encoding BTB/POZ domain-containing protein 9-like, whose translation MSNNSHPLRPLASVSEIDHIHLLSEQLGALVPGEEYSDVTFVVEEKRFPAHRVILAARCHYFRALLYGGMKESQPQAEVTLEETRAEAFSMLLHYLYTGRASLSSAREEVLLDFLGLAHRYGLQPLEDSTSEFLRTILHTHNVCLVFDVASLYSLGVLSEACCAYMDRHAPEVLASDSFLTLSKTALLTVVRRDSFAASEKEIFQALCRWCRQNGEGGATQEVMSAVRLPLMSLMEMLNVVRPSALLSPDDLLDAIKTRSESRDMDLNYRGILIPEENIATMKYGAQVVKGELKSALLDGDTQNYDLDHGFSRHPIEEDGCAGLQIKLGQAYILNHIRILLWDRDSRSYSYYIEVSMDELDWMRVVDHSKYLCRSWQNLFFTPRVARYVRIVGTHNTVNKVFHLVSLECMFTHRSFTLEKGLLVPNENVATIAACSSVIEGVSRSRNALLNGDTRNYDWDSGYTCHQLGSGAIVIQLAQPYSIGSLRLLLWDCDERSYSYYIEVSTNQQEWIKVVDRTKVPCRSWQTLKFDKQPASFIRIVGTHNSANEVFHCVHFECPAQSDAEVKEGSPGQESSSTSQNPRPVRPSRTHSLLPSLPSSSSTSSQPHL comes from the exons ATGAGTAACAACAGCCATCCTTTGCGCCCACTGGCCTCTGTGTCAGAGATTGACCACATCCACCTGCTGTCAGAGCAGCTGGGCGCCTTGGTTCCAGGTGAAGAGTACAGTGATGTCACCTTCGTTGTGGAGGAGAAACGCTTCCCCGCCCATAGGGTCATTTTGGCAGCACGATGTCACTACTTCAG AGCTCTGCTgtatggagggatgaaggagtcCCAGCCGCAGGCGGAGGTGACACTGGAGGAGACCCGAGCCGAGGCTTTCTCCATGCTCCTCCACTACCTTTACACGGGCCGGGCTAGCCTCAGCTCAGCCCGCGAGGAGGTGCTGCTGGACTTCCTGGGTCTGGCCCACCGCTACGGCCTCCAGCCACTAGAGGACTCCACCTCTGAGTTCCTGCGCACCATCCTGCACACGCACAACGTGTGTTTGGTGTTTGACGTGGCCAGCCTGTACTCTCTGGGTGTGCTCAGTGAAGCATGCTGCGCCTACATGGATCGGCATGCCCCGGAGGTTCTGGCCTCGGACAGCTTCCTCACGTTGTCCAAG ACTGCTCTGCTGACTGTTGTACGGAGGGACTCGTTTGCAGCGAGCGAGAAGGAGATCTTCCAGGCACTGTGTCGCTGGTGCCGGCAGAACGGCGAGGGTGGCGCCACGCAGGAAGTGATGTCGGCCGTGCGGCTGCCGCTCATGAGTCtgatggagatgctaaatgtggtGCGTCCCTCGGCACTTCTCAGCCCAGACGACCTGCTGGACGCCATCAAGACGCGCTCAGAGAGCCGCGACATGGACCTCAACTACCGCGGCATCCTCA TCCCAGAAGAGAATATTGCTACTATGAAGTACGGGGCCCAGGTGGTGAAGGGAGAGCTGAAGTCAGCGCTGCTGGACGGAGACACCCAGAACTACGACTTGGACCACGGCTTTTCAAGACACCCCATAGAGGAGGACGGCTGCGCTGGCCTCCAGATTAAGCTGGGCCAGGCCTACATCCTCAACCATATCCGCATCCTGCTCTGGGACAGAGACAGCCG GTCTTATTCTTACTATATTGAAGTGTCCATGGATGAGCTGGATTGGATGCGTGTTGTAGACCATTCCAAGTATCTGTGTCGCTCTTGGCAGAACCTCTTCTTTACACCACGTGTGGCCAG GTACGTGCGCATTGTAGGGACGCATAACACTGTCAACAAGGTCTTCCATCTAGTGAGTTTGGAGTGTATGTTCACACACCGCTCATTCACTCTGGAAAAAGGTCTTCTCG TCCCCAATGAGAACGTGGCTACCATCGCGGCCTGTTCCAGTGTCATCGAGGGGGTGAGTCGGAGCAGAAACGCCCTGCTCAACGGGGACACCCGCAACTACGACTGGGACTCTGGCTACACCTGTCACCAGCTGGGCTCTGGGGCCATCGTCATCCAACTGGCTCAGCCTTACTCTATAGGCTccttaag ACTTTTACTGTGGGACTGTGATGAGCGATCCTACAGTTACTACATTGAGGTCTCCACCAATCAGCAGGAGTGGATAAAGGTGGTGGACCGCACCAAGGTGCCATGTCG GTCGTGGCAGACACTCAAGTTCGACAAGCAGCCTGCCTCTTTTATCCGCATCGTAGGAACTCACAACTCCGCAAACGAG GTGTTCCATTGTGTCCACTTTGAGTGTCCGGCCCAGTCTGACGCGGAGGTGAAAGAGGGCAGTCCTGGGCAGGagtccagttccacatcccagaACCCCAGACCTGTTCGGCCCTCCCGTACCCACAGCCTGctcccctccctgccctcctcatcctccacctcctcacaaCCCCACCtctga
- the pcare2 gene encoding photoreceptor cilium actin regulator — protein MGCSPSKGHLFPGIPDGVHKALLPIQPEVGNIKPVEGENQDIDNTDIDEEVEELPLSAEEDNPMAALGKVADMAPNTAVVSNLGAVSQIEVKMTSQVRDTQSEELLEKQAKKVKKRKKNKGVKQGCRKEKEINTSIIQGKVDLPMHMVRAHQAAYEYLNPNISKCETLLGLLDQAAQTQLSLQPMMTAIVMRFEEINQALEEMADEGELMLKEHGNHMAWPSEIRDPAPTPSKPIADPSETPPDLLQLLLQHSTEKMKLVGSSIQGLGDTTLEEAADFFASLSRLLGERLQAKRAVEERLTQVLARVEAAAKCNLDDLSLHSEDSGIGGENESLMGSERHRRQWGSSGSGGSARPTPPSHSPDQVCLNEGEEGEENEEEDDDEEEDEEEERSGRVRSNSSPPDPIQNTKHSKGQPPKRPQTAVPLGRPVRPPRSLSIESLHVQELQQKELDQQTGNNSLRRYSSGGQRVARYGLKGSTKANQAPNSLPAIAPQPPGRNSVKRLINTFSGGVDGRPGQSLPSAHLRGSRSSGTPLLPDIVSGNNNKNIWAAEGGEGLDDDNLPPPPPEVLMDNSYESNEENPDDEEGEEEDTDSRGHPVPCQRSTASQRLRASLQNMTVLPNRGSVGPIRQDPETRGGQQPASEGDQESEQTASLYHKARKIIHLRNAVESAANRSDQGVRGPLRAGVSLRQGSSNPYEGEYYATSMPPTVPPVSRVRLPPSCPSTHHRLPSPPAFAQPNPPSRPSSPRVLRWSREDSGEDMSPSVSFNDARSVFCQNSQSNSQSWTPHYSSTLPRPYGEPSRGRLSTRGSQTVSRRSQSDQRPSLTTQQQDLSNPGTPRGRTRGSDPNMSKSSERMVNGLVMEGDNQSDPSAVDTDLDPEQ, from the exons ATGGGTTGTTCCCCATCCAAAGGTCATCTCTTCCCAGGGATCCCAGATGGGGTACACAAGGCTCTGCTGCCAATACAACCAGAGGTGGGTAACATCAAGCCTGTTGAGGGAGAAAACCAAGATATTGACAATACGGATATTGACGAAGAAGTGGAGGAACTCCCACTATCAGCTGAAGAGGATAATCCTATGGCCGCCCTGGGAAAAGTAGCGGACATGGCCCCCAACACAGCCGTTGTGTCAAACCTAGGGGCCGTCTCTCAAATAGAGGTCAAAATGACATcacaggtgagagacacacagagtgagGAGTTACTGGAAAAACAGGCAAAAAAGGTCAAGAAGCGAAAGAAGAATAAGGGCGTGAAACAAGGCTGCCGAAAAGAAAAGGAGATAAACACCTCAATCATCCAGGGGAAGGTGGACCTTCCCATGCACATGGTGAGAGCTCACCAGGCCGCCTACGAATACCTGAACCCCAACATTTCCAAGTGTGAGACCCTGCTGGGGCTGCTGGACCAGGCCGCCCAGACCCAGCTCTCCCTGCAGCCCATGATGACAGCCATTGTGATGCGCTTCGAGGAGATCAACCAGGCCCTGGAGGAGATGGCTGATGAAGGGGAGCTGATGCTGAAGGAGCATGGAAATCACATGGCCTGGCCCTCCGAGATAAGAGACCCAGCTCCCACTCCCTCCAAGCCCATTGCTGACCCATCAGAAACCCCCCCAGacctgctgcagctgctgctccAGCATTCTACTGAAAAGATGAAGCTGGTGGGGAGCTCGATCCAAGGCCTGGGAGACACCACTCTGGAAGAGGCGGCAGACTTCTTTGCCTCGCTATCTAGACTACTGGGAGAGAGGCTGCAGGCCAAGCGGGCAGTAGAGGAGCGTCTGACCCAGGTGTTGGCGCGCGTGGAGGCAGCTGCCAAGTGCAACCTCGATGACTTGTCCCTGCACAGCGAGGACAGTGGAATCGGGGGAGAGAACGAGTCACTGATGGGATCAGAGCGCCACCGTCGTCAGTGGGGGAGTTCTGGGTCCGGTGGCAGTGCACGCCCCACACCCCCAAGCCATTCACCTGACCAGGTATGCCTTAATGAAGGTGAGGAGGGGGAAGAAAACgaggaagaggatgatgatgaggaggaggatgaagaagaagagaggtcagggagggtgcggtccaactcatccccgCCAGACCCCATACAGAACACCAAGCACAGCAAGGGGCAGCCACCCAAACGACCCCAAACAGCTGTCCCCTTGGGCAGGCCGGTGAGACCACCACGGTCACTGTCCATAGAATCTCTACATGTTCAGGAGCTGCAACAGAAAGAACTGGACCAACAGACGGGAAACAACTCTCTGAGAAGATACTCTTCAGGGGGGCAGAGGGTTGCTAGATATGGCCTCAAAGGGTCCACAAAGGCAAACCAAGCACCAAATTCACTACCAGCGATAGCACCACAACCTCCTGGCCGCAACTCCGTCAAAAGACTCATAAACACATTCAGTGGTGGGGTGGACGGCAGACCAGGCCAAAGTCTCCCTAGTGCACACCTTAGGGGGTCTAGGAGCAGTGGAACTCCCCTCTTACCTGACATTGTCAGTGGTAACAACAATAAGAACATCTGGGCAGCAGAAGGTGGCGAGGGCCTGGATGATGACAACCTGCCCCCGCCTCCCCCTGAGGTCCTGATGGACAATTCCTATGAGAGCAATGAGGAAAACCCGGATGAtgaggaaggggaagaggaggacacCGACAGTAGGGGCCACCCTGTGCCATGCCAAAGGAGCACCGCCTCTCAGCGCCTGAGGGCCTCATTGCAGAACATGACGGTGCTGCCCAACCGTGGAAGTGTTGGACCAATCAGACAGGATCCTGAGACGAGGGGTGGACAGCAGCCAGCATCTGAAGGCGACCAAGAGAGTGAGCAGACCGCCTCTCTCTACCATAAGGCCCGCAAGATCATCCACCTGCGCAACGCAGTTGAATCCGCTGCAAACAGATCTGACCAGGGGGTTCGAGGACCCCTTAGAGCTGGGGTGAGTCTCAGGCAAGGAAGCAGCAACCCCTATGAGGGGGAGTATTACGCCACCAGCATGCCACCGACCGTCCCACCAGTCTCCAGAGTTCGCCTACCACCTTCTTGTCCCTCTACACACCACAGACTACCAAGCCCCCCTGCTTTCGCACAGCCTAATCCACCCTCACGTCCATCCTCTCCCCGGGTCttgagatggagcagggaggacaGTGGTGAAGACATGTCACCCTCAGTGTCCTTCAACGATGCCCGATCTGTGTTCTGTCAAAATAGCCAATCCAACTCCCAGAGCTGGACCCCCCACTATAGCTCTACGCTCCCCAGGCCCTATGGTGAGCCCTCCCGGGGAAGGCTGTCCACACGCGGTTCCCAGACTGTCAGTCGGCGCAGCCAGTCTGACCAGAGACCCAGcctgacaacacaacaacaggaTTTGTCCAACCCGGGCACACCACGGGGCCGGACTCGAGGAAGTGATCCAAATATGTCCAAAAGCAGTGAGAG GATGGTCAATGGTCTTGTGATGGAAGGGGACAACCAATCAGATCCAAGTGCTGTTGATACTGATTTGGATCCTGAGCAGTAG
- the LOC123995351 gene encoding lactoylglutathione lyase-like produces the protein MTDKGLTDEVASAACKEGEPITQDYMMQQTMLRVKDPLKSLDFYTRIMGMTLLQKIDFPSMLFTLYFLGYEEKKEIPTDVKERTAWTFSRRATIELTHNWGSESDEKLSLHNGNSEPRGFGHIGIAVPDVYAACKVFEEQGVTFVKKPDDGKMKGVAFIQDPDGYWIEILSPNNMFSLTS, from the exons ATGACAGACAAAGGACTCACAGATGAGGTTGCATCCGCAGCATGCAAAGAAGGGGAACCTATCACCCAG gaCTACATGATGCAGCAAACCATGCTGAGGGTAAAAGACCCTCTCAAGTCTTTAGACTTCTACACCCGCATCATGGGTATGAC GTTGCTGCAGAAGATAGACTTCCCATCAATGCTCTTCACACTCTACTTCCTGGGTTATGAGGAAAAGAAGGAGATCCCTACAGATGTAAAGGAGAGGACAGCATGGACTTTCTCTCGACGAGCCACCATCGAACTCACACA CAACTGGGGCTCTGAGTCAGATGAAAAATTATCTCTTCACAACGGAAACTCTGAACCGAGGGGATTTG GGCACATCGGCATTGCTGTACCTGATGTTTATGCAGCCTGCAAAGTATTTGAAGAACAAGGAGTAACATTTGTTAAGAAACCAGATGATG GTAAAATGAAGGGAGTGGCCTTCATACAGGATCCTGATGGATACTGGATTGAGATTTTGAGCCCAAACAACATGTTCTCCTTAACATCATAG